AGGtgccacccgccccccacccagcggCTCCAACCGCCCCGGGCCACCCCCGAGCACAGCGCCGCGAGGGCAGTGACCCCGCTGGACGGTCCGACAGGGCGGCTCCGCACGCCACGGTGGCGTGGGTGGGGCCGTGAGCAGCGGTCCGTCGGGAGCCCCGACCCGCACTGCGCCTGCTCCACGCCGGCCCGAGGAAACGGACCACGTGTGTCCTGGGGCCCTGGACGTGACCGCAGGTGCCGGGACCCCAGGCTGCCCGCTGCTGACCACTCTGCTGGGTGGCTTCATCCTCGTGAAGCTGCGCCCAGCATGCGGGTGGACACACGCGTGGGCCCGAGCCACAGGCCGGAGCGCGGCACCCGCACGGGAGTCCCCGGGCGCCGAGCTGGAAGCAGGACCGGCACCAGGACACGGGCACCACCGCTGGGCGCCGGCCAGGGGGGCCACGTCCCTGAGAGAAGAGACGGGTGCTGGGCGGCGGGGCCctgagaggggtgtggggggcaaGACGCTgcccgggcccgggcccctcCACACGGTCgtggccctgccccaggctgggcgGCGTCCCCGGCCGGAGGACACGGCCGAGAGGAGGCAGCGGCCCGGGCACCCCGTCCACCATGGCCGAGAAGCCCCGAGGTCCGCTGGGGAGCGAGGGGAGCCCGCGGGAGCCCTGGTGCGCCCACGGCAGACCCACCTCGCCACAGGGTGACGGCCAGCAGCTGGTGCAGCCGCGGGTGGCCCAGCCTCCCGGACCCTCCGCCAGACCACTTCAGGGCTCTGGACACGAAGGCCACTCGCTCCGGGGAGTTGGGGTCCATCAGGCTGAACAGTCTCGCCAGGCTTTCTGGAAGCACACACACAGGCTCTCGCAGAGGGGCGGCACGGCCTCGGCTCTCCCCGCAGCGTGTCCGAGGGGGCCGGCCGAGCAGCGGGAGCTCGCAGCCCCCGGGGGCATGTGGGCGGGGCCCCACAGGGCCCCGTGCTGCCCCCAACCATGCCCAGGGGAGCCAGCTGGCGGCAGGGGCCTCCTGGCAGCCCCGGGGGGCAGGTCCCAATGGCCGACAGCATGGTGTCCCCGGTGCGCGTGGGAGGGAGGGTCGCCCCGTGAGAAAGCTCACCCAGCAGCTCCTCGGCCACCTCCGCCTCAGCCTTCTCCAGCGACTCCAGGACCAGCATGGACAAGTCCGCGGCACTGTTTTGCTACGAGACGAGAAAGCAGACGGGACCCCCACGGTCAGAACGGGGGCCCCGTGTCCAGAACACACAGCAAGGTCACCCCGACTCCCAGCCCCGGCACAGCGCCCCACAGTCGGTGCCGGACCCACGCCACGCCCCTAGCAGGGGACACACCGGCGACGCCCACCACTCACCTGGCCGTGGCTGAAGAAGAGCAGGGCTCCCGAGCACATGAGCTCCCGGGCCTCCGCGTGCTTGTTCTGTGACATGTACCTGCgacaggggagggggggcaggtgCCAGTCACGCCCAGCCGCCAGAGGGCGGTGCCGGGAGGTCACGGGGACGCGAGCTCCCTGGCAGTGACCAGTGCGCCTCCTGCCAGGACGACTCGAGCTGGGTGCGGTCCCTGCCACGCACCCACACAAGCGCATGCATGCTCacgagcacacacacacgtgacctggtcccagctctgccgcGGGAGCCCCCGAGAGCGCCTGGacggggctccacccacagggacCCCCGGGCCGGCAGCCGTGCAGCCCGTCTCCGCTGGCCGAGGGCACACACCGGGCCCCCCGTCTCAGGCAGCAAGTGCCCAGGCGGGGGACAGGCCCAGATGGGGCACAGACACGCCTGAGGGGCAGCCACACCAAGTCCCCGGGACAGTGGGGCCTGTTTTCGGGGACCAGGGGCAGAGGTCGGACAGTGCACAGGGCGCAGCCCCCGGAGGAGCCCGGGAGAGCGGGGGAAAGAGCCGAGGGCGACAGGCAGCGGGACGGCGCAGGGGCCCTGGTGGCTGAGCGGGGCCGAGAGCGGCCGAggccctgcccccccgccccccggggggcCGCCTGCCAGCTGCTGGCGGAGGGCGTCGCCCACGGCAGTGCAGCCCGTTCTGCCCGTCGTCAGAGGAAGCGCCGTGGGGTGCGACGGACCCCGTGTGTCTCCCCAGAAACCTACAGCCCGCCACCTGCCGTGTCCCAACAAAGGCTCCTTGACCCCCCGGCACCAGGATGCCTGAGAGAACCCCACTGGGGGACACGGGCGctagggggtgggggcagtgcacACAGCCAGTCCCCCCCAGATGCAGGAACAGCTCCCACAGggcccagtggcagcaccagcaCCTGAAAGCCAGCTCCGTCCCCAGAGAGCCCGGCAGCAACGGCCACCAGGCACGGGAGCGGGCAGCAGCTCgcaagccccctcccccacccgccacaCCCCTACCATGGTGGTCGCTCCGAGGCCCAGATGACACGAACGCTGTGGGgacacagccaccctgggcccccaggaccataacgccccccccccccgggggtgcTGGCAGCCCAGGTGACAGAAAAACCCGGGTGCAGTGCCGTCCACTGGAAGCAGAACCACCCCCTCCAGGCACCAGCCTGAGCTGGTCACAGGAACGGGCACCTGAGCGAGGGACCGCACCCCCCCTGGACACCAGCCCCTGGAGCACGGTGACGGCGGGGCCACCCGAAGGGACACCAGCCGTGCCCAGGGACCCGAGGACACGGGACCTCCAGCAGCCTCCAGGGCGCTGCCCGACAGGCTGCAGGCTCTGCGGCGGCAGCTGCGCACGCTCGGGAGCAAAGCGACGGGCACATCACCGAAGGGGCGTGAGGGGAACCAGACCGGAGCCCGGGCTGCAGAgccccgtgggggggggggggggcggtggacaGAGGGCCCCAAGGAGGAGAAGCAGCTTGAAGCCAGACCCACAGGAGGGAcctggggggcgggagggcaCTGCCCAGGGGTCCTGGTCCGGAGCAAGCGAGCGAGGGGGGAGCCGAGAGCAGAGGGCCGGTCGGAAGGCCCAAGAACTCCCCGGACGCAGGGCGGGGGCTGGCCTCTCGCGTGCTGGCAGGACGCTGTCACCGCCACGCAGAAGACCTTCCCCAGGACGCAGGCTGCTCACACTGTCCAAAACGTGAGTGACAGAAAAAAACTGCTCCCCTCTGGGGGGAGGAGACAGCGACCCGCAGACACCCCACCAGACCCCCAGCCCAAACTCTGCAGCCCGGAGCGGTGCTGGAGAGAACCGCAGGCAGAGACACCGGAGGCCCACGCGAGGTCCAGCAAgggggccgcgggggcggggccacagacagacagacagacagaagcaaAGCCCCGTCCCTAGGGCCCAGGACAGGGTGCGGAACGCACTTCACTTCAGCACCGAAGGTACGTGGAGGAGGACGGACGTGCGGTTGCTGCCTCCGCGCACCGCAGCTGACCAGCGGCTGGCTCAGAGAGAGACCCCGGTGACAGACAGGAGCTGTGAGCAGGGGCTGGTGGCCCCCGGACAGGGAGCAAGGGCCGCAGCCAGGCCCTGAGCGGCTTCCTCTGGGGGCGCGGTGCGCTCCACAGGCTCACGCGCCCACAGCGCGGACACCCCGAGGCCGGCTGGAAACGTGGGGAGAGAAAACAGAGGGAACCGCCACTCGCGGAGAGAGGACCAGGGGAGCCGGCGCACAGCCGGAAAACAAAGGCTGCACGCAGGCCAGGGCTGCGGCCCCTCCCAGGCCAGCGCCACTGGACCGGCGCCTGCCGGAGCCCCCTGGGAGCCGGCGGGTCACCACGCGAGGCCCCACTGTGCTCGGCCCAAAGACGAACCCCGAGTCCGGGGCCGTGGTCTCCAGAAGAACACGGGTGCAGCCACCACCTCAGGCACAACGAGCTTCAGGACAAGGAAGGTAACAGCACGCAAAGACGGACATttcacagggaggaggggacagtccCTCAAGACAAAGTAACAtcgccccagctggtgtggctcagtggactgagcaccggcctgcagaccgaagggtcaccggttcgatccccagtccgggcacgtgcctgggctgcgggccaggtccccagcagggggcgcatgacagagaaccccacactgatgtttccctctctctctctccttccattcccctctctctaaataaaataaaaccttttttttttaaggaagaaacaaaaaaacaacaaagtaacTTTTATGTGCGAGCGGTCCGAGGAGACAAGGAGCCCGCCCACGGCCCCTCCGTGGGGCCGGAGCCAAACGCCGACGCCTGCGCTCAGCCCGGGCGCCAGCGGCCAGACCCCGTCCTGCGGACACAGCCCAGGGGACGCCCCCCGGCCCGCCAGGCGGCCCAACTCCTCCTCCAGCTGCGTCAGCACTGACGTGAGCGCGTCAGGACTGACGTGAGCGCGTCGGAGCGTCGTGACGTGGGTACCTGCCCGGGGTGACAGGTCACATCCGGGTCCACCCGCACAATGGCCCCCGCTCGCACGGCCGACGCACTGACACGCGCGCGTGCATCTGGAAACAATCCCGCTGAGCGAACGCGGCCCGTCCGCGGGGCAGGTGCCGCCCGAGTGAAACCGCAGACGACTGCGCCCGCCGACCGCCGGGCGCGAGCTGCGGCCGAGACCTCAGAGCTGCCGAGCGCTTCGGCGTCCCGCTCGGCGCCCGTTTCGGGGGTGTGCGCGTGTGAGGGCTCCCCGATGCACACTGTAGCACCCTCACACCGTTCAGGGACCCTCCTCCCGCCTGGCTCAGGGGGGCCTCCCGGGTGCTGCTGCAGCCACCGCGGACACGTCCCCAACACGGCCCTCGGCAGACCGCTCACTTCTCAGGACTCCCAGCGGGGCGGAGGGGCCCCATCCGTGGCCCACAACGAAGCCGGGGCTCGGAGGGTTACCAAGGCGTCAGGGTCCCAGGCTGCAGAGCAGCGGTGAGAGGCCGGCTGGCTGTCCCCTGGCCTCAGAGACTCGCCGCCGTGAGGCTCATCCCGCTGCTCTGCAGCGTCTCCGAGGGACGGGCTGGAAACACGGCGGGCAGCGTTTGGTTTGGGAAGACCCAGTTTTGCTGATTAATCACTGGGGCGGACGGTGACGGGAATCCCAGGACCAGCCAGCGCCAGGCGACCTTGAGGTTACAGCAGCTCCCACGGCAGCGTCGCAGGCGGGGCGAGGGCGGCAGCGGCGATCGCCCTGTCCCGGCTGGGGCCGGTCCCTCGAAGAACTATCCACTCGGCCCTCCAGGCACGCAGCCTGAGCTCGGTCGGTGGCAACGCGCTCAACCCAAACAGAAACTGGTCAACTGAGGCCGGAGTAGACACCACCTCCGACAGCCAGGGACACTGATTTAACCGCCCCGGGGCAGAAGCTTGACAGCCTGGCCTCCTGGTGCCGAGGGCTGACCCCACAGTCGGTCCCCACGGCTCTGCATGGGCAGAATGAATTCTGCAAGTCGCCTTGGGGACCGTCCCGACCTGATGGGCGGCCCCAAACCACCAAGGGtcgcacaaggcagcagctgctcACCAGCGGGCCGTCCCCGTGTGTGAACAGTAGGACGGGACAGCAGTTGAGGCGGGACAAGGGAACCCCGGGACACCGCGCCCAAGGGAGACTGGGAGCTGGCCGTGCAGCGCGGGGGCTGATCACTCAGACTCCGGGGCCACCTCTCCGACAACCGGGACCCCACGGCCCAGCCCCACGCAAGTGGCCGGCGGCCAGCGCAGGTACCCCCGCTGTGCCGGGCAGTAAACACCGCTGCTTCGGCGCGACGCCGAGGGGGCTAGCGAGGACACCGGAACGGAAAGAGATGGGACCGGATGCCGAGCGGGAGGAAAACCGTGAGACTCCGCGCGCGGGCTTCAGACGCCTCGGCGCCCGGGGAACCAGCCCGGGGGTGcgcagggcgggcgggcgggggcgagGCCGGGGAGCTGCGTCGGCCGCCGCCCGTTCCCACTGGCTCCGCGCCCGGCAGTGGAGCCggccggcgggcgggggcggggcggacgGGGACCCCCAGGCGGCGGGGGCTACCTGAAGAACAGGGTCCGGTACATCTGGTGCGCCTCGTAGTAGTCGCCCTTCTCGACGCTGGCGCGCAGCTTGCCCTCCACGCGCTGGACGCCGCCGCGGTTGCGGGCCCCGTTGCGGGCGCCCTCCTGCTCTGCcatcgccgccgccgccgccgctgccgccgccgccgccgccatggGCCGGCGCTCCGCGCAGGGCTGACGCTGTCGCAGGCGCGGTGAACAGCGCCTCTCGGCTCCCGTCCCGGAGGCCGCCCGACGTTCTCTACGGTGGCCCATGAGGAGCGGCGCGCGACCACGTGACCGCGACAAGGGCGGACGGCCACGTGACCGCGGGTTGGCCTGGCGGGAGGCCACGTGACCGCGGCGGCGCAGTGACGTCGTTGGGCACGCCGCTGCGTCCGGGGCCGGGTCTCGCGGGCCTCTGCCTTTGGAGTGCCGTGGGCGGGTGGAGAGGGCGTGACAGGAAGTGCTTCAGCGGTTCCCGCGGCGCGTGGCCAAGTCTCTAGGGCGCGCGGGGTGGCCGCGGGTGGGCGCCGAGCTACGGCAGCACCGGATCCGCATCCGCCCGCCCTGGCGGGTGTCTGAGTCGCGCGGACGGCGGTCCGCCCTGCTCGAGTGGCTCGCGCGTGCGTACCCGGGCGCCCCGCACAGTACCGACTTCCGGGTACAGCCAGCGCCGAGCGGAGGGACGGCGAGTCCGCGTGCGCCGGGGGCCACACCTGCTGCCCGGAGGCAGCTGTGGGGCGGGGCACCTCCTGCCGTCCTGCTGAACGCGCGGCTCGGCCTCTCCGCGCTGGCGTCTCGCCCTGGGCGGCAGGCGCACAGTAGGCGGTCGGGGGGCCCCCGAGGGGGACGCAGAGGGTGCGGGACCTGGCAGCGCCGCAGGGAGCGCCGGTCAGGTGCCAACAAACCCGGACGCCGCGCAGGCGTGGAGCCGACCCTCCCGCACAAACAACGCATGCCGACTGGAAACAGGCTGTTTTATTATTCACTGGAAGTATCCccgtgcactttttaaaattaaaactctttatttaaacatttcaataGCATCTTAGTTTGGTGGCAGCAACAAGAGCACTACCAGAGACAGATATTTGGAAAAGCATTTACAAAAATACACTGCACAAAGTCCTATCTcgcatctttaaaaataaattaatattcaaaatatttccacCCCAACTCCCAAGTTAGTTTTATataggaaattctgacatatatTTATCCTGTAATATaggaaacatctgtgtgtgttttgttcaaCTCCACTGCATAGGCGTTGGTTCCAATTCCGAGTGACAAGAGCAGCCGTGCAGGCTGCGTGTGTTTCGGGGCTGTTGTGCAATATACATGAAACTCCAGAAACCAGCCAGCACCCTCAGTTCATCTTTGTCTGAAAATACCATGAAACTGCTTAACCCAGTAAAGCATCTGTAACGCCTCAAGTGCCTTGTGGACATCTCATTTATAAAATCTGCTCAGGTAAGTTTCTcagtattaaatattaattacaacCAAAGCGCGTGTCACAGGAACCAAGGGAGGACAGCCAGCAGTCGGGAGAAAAGGCGAACCCCGGCAGGAGCGCGTGGAGGACGCGCGGGGCAGCGCCACCCGGCGGAGTAGTGGTGGGAGTTTGCCGCGCGGGACCTTCTCCTCGGACACCATCCACGTAAAAACAGCCCTCTGATCTGGAGAACGTTAGTGTTTGCTCTTCAGCAACATCCACAAGAAAACCCAAAGAGACCCCTAAGACCAGATTCCTTGTTCCTGTTCATATGGTGACGTGAAAACGCCCAGGGACCCCACAGGACCATCGGGGACAGCGGAGGGCTACATGTCTGCGTCCAGACTGCAGCCCCCCAGCCCGAGTCCCAGCAAAGGGAGGTGCCCCACCCCGGTTAGCGGGGGTCAGCACGGGGGTCTGGCTGTGAAGCTCTCACTCAGGAGAGCAGACAAAGCAGGAGAGCACATTTCCGTCCGTCCCCACCTGGTGACGTGAAGGGACTGTCCGCGTGGAGTGAAGGACAAACCCCACCCTgcaggaagggagtggggaacTGGAACTTGTTGACGCTGGTTTTCCCTGAAAGAAATGTGTGCTGGACTGGGAAGGTCAAGTCCATCTGCTCCCGAAGTCCTTTCAAAGGGCCAGTGAACGGCTAAGTGTAGAAGCTGCAAGAACACGCCAAACCTTTTAACCTCATCTGCTTTGTTCCTGATGTCAGGAAAATACGAGTGTGAACAGctttgtgtttaaaaacaaacccCCAAAGTGTGTGTCTGTGAACCATACATTCAAATGAATTCCCGAGACTGCCTGTCGCCAACGGGTGTCTGCGCCCAAGCACTCGACACACACAGTCCGTGGGCAGAACCTCGAGCAGCGTCACGGGGTCGGCCGCCCCTGTTCCCCTGCTGGCGGCTGGCACCGTCACCCTGCTGTCCCCACATCCTCGCCGTGACGGGCCCGTGTTGGTCTCGGGCTGTCCCAGTATATACAAAATGTACAGCGGCGGCCACCGGCGTCTCTACTGCACGGGCTCTCCGTGGACGCGGAACCGGTAGAGACACGTGTACTCCGGGTGGCCCCAGTTGGAGGAGACCCGGAGCTCCACGATTTGGAAACCTCTCTCCGGTCTTCTCTGAAACAGAAGGGGAGAGAGCGAAACCATGCTTACTCAGTGCAGACCGCCCGAGCCCGGGCACCTTCCCGACTGGGGTATCCGAGAGGAAGTGGCCGGGCCAgaaagggccctggccagtgtgctcCGCGTCGGCAGCCAGGACACAGAGCTCAGGGAAGCCGACAATGCGTCCCGGGCCTGACCGTGCAGGAACAAAGCGCCTCCCAAAGGGGCTCCTTCGGGAGCAAAGCTAGGAGCtcagctcccccgccccccagaggcCCCCGATGCCCTTCTGACAGTTCTGTCAAGGTCAGCGGGCCCTGCCACGCCCGCCGGAGCTCACCAGGACGGGGAACGTCTGGAGCGACTCGCCGTCCTGGTCGTACACAAACTGTCCCAGCAGCTGCCCTTCTTCTTGATGCTCGTTTTCTAGGCCCTGGAAGCGAAACCAGACCTCCTGCGACTCCGGGAGTGCGGCCGACTGCGCCGCTGCTCCTCCGCACGAGCCGGGGAGCCGGGCCCACCACAGCGGTCGGTGACCAGGCTTCTCATCCGGATGGGCGGCAGAGCGGAGACCCGCTCCTCCAGGCCCGCACACCCTCCCGAGAAGCACcctcctggggaaggagggaacgGTGCCCCTCATGCCTGACCCGCCTGCTCGCAGCAGGTGCAGGCCGAGGGACCAGGGCAGGTGC
The genomic region above belongs to Phyllostomus discolor isolate MPI-MPIP mPhyDis1 chromosome 13, mPhyDis1.pri.v3, whole genome shotgun sequence and contains:
- the GET4 gene encoding Golgi to ER traffic protein 4 homolog → MGHRRERRAASGTGAERRCSPRLRQRQPCAERRPMAAAAAAAAAAAAMAEQEGARNGARNRGGVQRVEGKLRASVEKGDYYEAHQMYRTLFFRYMSQNKHAEARELMCSGALLFFSHGQQNSAADLSMLVLESLEKAEAEVAEELLESLARLFSLMDPNSPERVAFVSRALKWSGGGSGRLGHPRLHQLLAVTLWREQNYCESRYHFLHSTDGEGCANMLVEYSTARGFRSEVDMFVAQAVLQFLCLKNKSSASVVFATYTQKHPSIEDGPPFVQPLLNFIWFLLLAVDGGKLTVFTVLCEQYQPSLRRDPMYNEYLDRIGQLFFGVPPKQTSSYGGLLGNLLSSLMGSSEQEGEDSQDDSSPIELD